A stretch of the Campylobacter concisus genome encodes the following:
- a CDS encoding hydrogenase small subunit, which yields MNNDLRQKIDRRLSELSALPKMKSDSSIAQLLKDKGFTRRDFMKWAGAMTAFMALPSAMTPMVARAAELSDRLPVIWLHMAECTGCSESLLRTDAPSIDSLIFDYISLEYHETIMAASGWQAEENLESAIEKYKGRYILLVEGGIPTGATENFLTVGPHGTTGKTHAVNASKDAAAIFAIGTCSSFGGIQAARPNPSNSVGLSKVTDKPVINVAGCPPSEKNIVGNVLHFLLFGTLPALDVYNRPKWAYGLRIHDLCERRGHFDAGEFVQNFGDEGAKNGYCLYKVGCKGPYTFNNCSRERFNQHTSWPVQAGHGCIGCSEPDFWDTMGPFEEPMADRLFDTVLGLGADNVSDKVGIGILALTGIGIAAHAVIASMSKDKE from the coding sequence ATGAATAATGACTTGCGTCAAAAGATAGATAGACGCTTAAGTGAGCTTAGTGCGTTGCCTAAGATGAAAAGCGACTCGAGTATTGCGCAGCTTTTAAAAGATAAGGGCTTTACGAGGCGTGATTTTATGAAGTGGGCTGGTGCGATGACAGCTTTTATGGCTCTACCAAGTGCGATGACACCGATGGTTGCTCGTGCTGCTGAGCTTAGCGATAGGCTTCCTGTGATATGGCTTCATATGGCAGAATGCACAGGCTGTAGCGAGAGCTTACTAAGAACCGATGCTCCAAGTATAGATAGTCTTATATTTGACTACATAAGCCTTGAATACCACGAAACTATCATGGCAGCTTCTGGTTGGCAGGCTGAAGAAAATTTAGAGAGTGCGATCGAAAAATACAAAGGCAGATACATTTTGCTAGTTGAGGGCGGTATCCCAACTGGTGCGACTGAAAATTTTCTAACTGTTGGACCTCATGGCACAACAGGTAAAACTCATGCTGTAAATGCTTCAAAAGACGCAGCTGCTATCTTTGCGATCGGCACCTGTTCTAGCTTTGGTGGCATTCAAGCTGCAAGGCCAAATCCATCAAATTCAGTGGGACTTTCAAAGGTCACTGATAAGCCAGTTATTAATGTTGCGGGCTGTCCACCAAGTGAGAAAAACATCGTTGGTAACGTGCTTCACTTCTTGCTTTTTGGCACACTTCCAGCACTTGACGTTTATAATAGACCAAAATGGGCTTATGGCTTAAGAATTCACGATCTTTGCGAAAGACGTGGTCACTTTGACGCTGGCGAGTTTGTCCAAAATTTCGGCGATGAAGGTGCAAAAAATGGCTACTGCTTATACAAAGTAGGTTGCAAAGGTCCATATACATTTAATAACTGCTCACGCGAGAGATTTAACCAGCACACATCATGGCCAGTTCAAGCGGGACACGGCTGTATAGGCTGCTCAGAACCAGACTTCTGGGATACGATGGGACCATTTGAAGAGCCTATGGCAGATAGACTCTTTGATACTGTTTTGGGTCTTGGAGCTGATAATGTCAGCGATA
- the flgH gene encoding flagellar basal body L-ring protein FlgH, translating to MNHKTIWLVLSAGIICTGCTPSADPHINMKPPVYVEQLPSKDSGTGQSNAGSLFGKGENPLFSDRKAMNVNDIVTIVISENASQTSTGSKSTNKDSTISLGGGVFTAGAAPLSNIADNLNKYGDIGFKAGGGNKFTGSGTSNRSEKFTATISARIIKILNNGNYFIEGSRELLINGEKQIMQVSGVIRPYDISQNNEIDSKYIADAKILYKTEGELDKSTKKPWGTRLMEAIWPF from the coding sequence ATGAACCATAAAACGATTTGGCTCGTCTTATCTGCGGGCATTATTTGCACTGGCTGCACACCAAGCGCTGATCCTCATATCAATATGAAACCCCCAGTTTATGTCGAGCAACTCCCTTCAAAAGATAGTGGAACCGGACAAAGCAACGCTGGTAGCCTCTTTGGAAAGGGCGAAAATCCTCTTTTTTCAGATAGAAAAGCGATGAATGTAAATGATATCGTGACTATCGTTATCTCAGAAAATGCAAGCCAAACTTCAACTGGTAGCAAAAGCACAAATAAAGATAGCACCATCTCACTTGGTGGCGGTGTATTTACGGCTGGAGCTGCTCCACTTTCAAATATAGCTGATAATCTAAATAAATACGGCGATATCGGCTTTAAAGCAGGTGGCGGCAATAAATTTACAGGTAGTGGCACGAGCAACAGAAGCGAGAAATTTACCGCAACCATTTCAGCTAGGATCATAAAAATACTAAATAACGGCAATTACTTTATCGAGGGTAGCCGCGAGCTACTTATAAACGGCGAAAAACAGATCATGCAAGTAAGCGGCGTCATTAGGCCTTATGACATCTCACAAAACAACGAAATCGACTCAAAATATATAGCTGACGCTAAAATTTTATATAAAACAGAGGGTGAGCTAGACAAATCTACCAAAAAACCTTGGGGCACAAGACTTATGGAAGCTATCTGGCCATTTTAA